GAGACTGAAAAGAAACCTGGgaatgaggaagaagaggaagttgAAGCAGAAGAGTATGATGAAGAGGATATTGAAGAGGTTAGTTTGCAAATTAGAACCTGAAAGCGGTTTTTCCTAAATCTGTTGAAAATCCTATTGTCAGCATTTGACCAGACCTAATATTGTACTACCAAGGAATCACGTTTCCTTTGTTTCTGTGCAGGAAAATGACTACATTGACAGTTATTTTGACAACGGTGAAGATTTTGCTGCAGACAGTGATGACAATATGGACGGTGAAGCAACATACTGAGACAATGCGACTCAGCCGTTTAAACTCAAGTGAGCATGCACTGTTGAATTAAACAACCATTGTGTGGTTGTTTCAGTTGGTTGACTATTGTAGATACGTTGGGAATAGTGTTTAAAAGAGATcctttgtttgctttattttgtgtgATCCTGAGAAGTgagttctgtttaaaaaaatgtaaataagaaaTGCAAATCTATGTGCACACTGGCAATAATTTATTcaaaatagatttatttattcttcagcATGTAGACAGATTCCACAGGTTGAAAGGCACATACTGTCAACAACATGTAATGCTTTGTCATAAAATATCAAGTGAACACAGTGATAAAATAAAAGGGCTATATACCAAAGTCTAAAATTTCACTTAATTACAAGTATGAGTGAGAATACTGTGCATCTCCCACATTCCTCACCATGCTCTtagaggtttttgtttttaaaaaaaatgcagttctcTCCAGGCAAGCTAAAGCAAGGACAGATTCAAGCAACTTGAAAATCATAAACATAATTTAACTGGTAACCAATACTGATACTGTAAGTAAAAACTAATGCTCAAGCttgaaataaattaattctAATTAAACACTATGGCAGCAATCTTACTTTTCCAACAAAGTGTTGAAAAATACACTATTACTAATATGGCAAAAGATACAGCTAGTCCAAACTGAGTAAAAATCGCTTCAAACCAAATCCACAGAGAAAATGATTCACTCAGAAagtggtcactgatccaccacTAAATCAAATGAGACACATTAGTGTTGGCATCCGTCGTGGTCTGTGTGCAGCTGAAACTTCAGCAGCATGGATGATGGCAAAACATCACCTAATTCCTGCTGGATACTTTAATGACAACTctgaaattaatacattttgaaaaagtttAACCTCATATTTGTCAgttaaaacagacacaaatctaGGAGAGAGTTGGACCAGACCCACTTTCAGTCCTTTAACACTTCTTGCTGAAAAGCatgtacagtaaatgtaaaAGGACAAACACATGGAATAACTGGCCTCAATCATATTCCTGGTCTCAGAGTTCTTTAAAATGTCTGTGCCTACTACATCCTAGTTTGAAAGACTGCATTGACGTATTGTGTTGTAGTAATTAATGGGGACATCCATCAAGCTTTATTAGGTCTCTGAGTTAGCAAAAATTTGTACATAAATGTATAATCCCCTGCTATGTGTCCCCAAGGCCTCCATGTTCACCCTCTCCTGCTTTGTCCTTAACGGGTCCTTGTGGGTTTCCTTTAATCACTTGTTCAGGTCCAGCTCCTGCAGGACGGTCTCCGATAATATGACTTTCCACAGTACTGCTATCCACATTTTTATGAACATCACCATGACCTTGTGGAGGATTATGATGGCTGACGTCAGCTTTCACAAGAACCTCATAGTACAGCAGATAAAACACAGGTGTGACAATGCCAACAACCAGCATGATGGCAACAGCCGTCCACCATCTCATGCCCCAGTCTGCCCCATAATAAGGGTCCTTTTTCTGTGCTGGTTTATACTCAACTTCTCCTAGCagtggctgctgttgctgcaaTGTTAGGGAGGACACAACCTCATTGAGACTACTCCGAGACGGTCCTGTGGATTTCACCAGCCGCTCAATGTCCTTGTCCTTCTCCAGGAGGAATCCTTCCACGCTGTcggtagaagaagaagagtctGTGGAGGACTCGGTAGGGAGAGATGTAACAGGTGATATCTGAGGCAGGCGTCTAGCACCTGTGGGAGAGGCAGATTTGAGAGGACCAGTGGTATGAGTCTCAGTGAGGACGCTGAAGCGCCTCACGGGAATCTTAACTGAACGCAGAGCAAAGAAGTCCTGCTCTGTCAAGAGGTTGTTGGCACGCTTAATGTCAGCCACCTACAAAGCAAACAGAAGGAAGATGAATTTAGTAAACTGCTTACAAACTGCAGTCTTCCAAAATACTGGAAAATTAAATGCCTACTGAATATTCTAGATTCTGAGTCAACCACTAAATTACAATGGGGCCTTTTTCACATGCATATAACAGTAATTATAGTCAACACTGTATAGACTTCAGGAAATCTCTCAGGTCATATCTACATAAATTGTAACATATCAATGGTAGATCAAAAGTTTCAAATCAACCTCTTCACATTGTCTAACTTTTGAAAATGCTAAATCTGTCTCACTGTCTCATAATATAGACATGCAGAGTGCCTTTGTTTTGAATCAAAGGCACTCTGCTACAAAGAAGTAATTCCATGGTAATGGTTATACATTCAGCATGCCATGTTTATAGTGCACATAAAAATTAGGGTTTTAGTGAATGCTTcccggggctgcacagtggcgtagtggttagcactttcgccttgcagcgagaagatccctggttcgcgtcccggctttcccgggatctttctgcatggagtttgcatgttctccctgtgcatgcgtgggttttctccgggtactccggcttcctcccacagtccaaaaatatgctgagtttaactgattattctaaattgcccataggtgtgagagtgattgtttgtctttgtatgtggtcttgcgacagactggtgacctgtctagggtgtcccctgccttcgcccgagtcagctgggatagactccagcccccccccgcaaccctagtgaggattaagcggtgtatagataatggatggatggatgaatgcctcccacaaacaaaaaagacacacaaatctcAGCAAAGACATACTGAACAATGGTACTGCAGGGCAATGCTGTTCAAGGTGTCCCCCTCCTGTATATCTCTTGTCAGGTAGATAATGTCCATCCTCTCTCTGGATGTGCTCCTCCGCAGCCTCTCTCTGCCACGTGGCCGAAGCTCATAGCTTTCTGCATCCTCTTCTGATAGGTCATTCTCCGAGCCATTGTTTCCAAACAGGTAGGCATGACCGCCATTGGCAGGCTGCACCATGGTGGCTGTCTGGAACCCATAGTGCTGGCTTCTGCTGGACATGTTTCTTCATTATATatagagaaaacaaacatatgTATGACTACCAAATCCTGATCTTGTACAGCACAGTCTTTGCACTACCAGCAAGGTTACTTTACCCACACAGATACGGAAAATTTAGCTTCAACTTATAACCTGATTCACTGGAACAAAGACACAGGTTAATTTCTCACGGTGTATAGCTTAAAACCAACGAGGAATGCTGTATGACAGGTTCATGCAACCATTCTTTTTGCCTAGGTTAATAGTAGAGGTAGAAACCCTGTAGTGGATGCCCTTGGAGAGATTTATTGCCTAGTATAGTAAACTACAGAGATATCAACAGAACATCAATGAATGCTGGCCCACATACACCAATGTATAAGACTAAAATGAACATTTCTTCCTCTGAAAATACCAATAAACAGGTGTAGATGTTACGAAAATCCAACGAGGAAGTTCAGCATattggaaacaaatgaaaaacatttttctgacagtGCTGAAGATTAAAGTTACAGTTACCATCAAACTGTCCCTCTTGCAGCAGGATCAATACGGTCACTCATCTAGATGTCAAAGTACTCTATTTACGTAACATCTCTGCATTCTTTCTCCAGCCATGGGAACACCACCCAGTAATGTTTATGTGATATCTTATCATACAGCCATACCTGGTAATCCCCTATCACAGCTGTGACGCAAATATTACAAGAAGAGAGCTGACTGACAGATTTCCTAGGCAGACTGTGATAATGTTAGCTATCGAAAGTGCAGCTATTACTGTAAGGCGTTGTCCCTAAGCACACTCATAAT
Above is a genomic segment from Amphiprion ocellaris isolate individual 3 ecotype Okinawa chromosome 6, ASM2253959v1, whole genome shotgun sequence containing:
- the lysmd3 gene encoding lysM and putative peptidoglycan-binding domain-containing protein 3, which translates into the protein MSSRSQHYGFQTATMVQPANGGHAYLFGNNGSENDLSEEDAESYELRPRGRERLRRSTSRERMDIIYLTRDIQEGDTLNSIALQYHCSVADIKRANNLLTEQDFFALRSVKIPVRRFSVLTETHTTGPLKSASPTGARRLPQISPVTSLPTESSTDSSSSTDSVEGFLLEKDKDIERLVKSTGPSRSSLNEVVSSLTLQQQQPLLGEVEYKPAQKKDPYYGADWGMRWWTAVAIMLVVGIVTPVFYLLYYEVLVKADVSHHNPPQGHGDVHKNVDSSTVESHIIGDRPAGAGPEQVIKGNPQGPVKDKAGEGEHGGLGDT